A stretch of Gossypium hirsutum isolate 1008001.06 chromosome A06, Gossypium_hirsutum_v2.1, whole genome shotgun sequence DNA encodes these proteins:
- the LOC107962595 gene encoding auxin-responsive protein IAA29, which produces MTAAENGCCGGRASNSTYVKVKMEGVVIARKIDISIHQSFETLTTTLMTMFDIFDENRRSFKLTYQDKEGDWLIAEDVPWRTFVRSLKCLKLIRSRGYQLGSTSNYKKSSAMFLLP; this is translated from the exons ATGACAGCGGCGGAGAATGGGTGCTGCGGGGGTAGGGCTTCAAATTCCACGTACGTGAAGGTAAAGATGGAAGGAGTTGTAATTGCCAGGAAAATTGACATCAGCATCCATCAATCCTTTGAAACGCTTACAACCACACTCATGACAATGTTTGATATCT TTGATGAGAACCGGAGGAGCTTTAAACTGACTTATCAGGACAAAGAAGGTGACTGGTTGATTGCTGAAGATGTTCCCTGGAG GACCTTCGTTCGTTCATTAAAATGCCTGAAATTAATTAGAAGCAGAGGGTACCAATTGGGTTCCAcgtcaaattataaaaaatcatccGCCATGTTTCTGCTTCCTTAA